One Phenylobacterium hankyongense DNA segment encodes these proteins:
- a CDS encoding M14 family metallopeptidase gives MKSALLAGVALALAWQGVGIAQTAPHITTPKEAFGGSEPGDDYFLADYDQATAYWKKLAAESDRMKLVSLGKSVEGRDIWMAIISSPQNLKNLEHYRDIARRLALANDLTDEQAHALAREGKAMVWIDGGLHASEVSNAQTQIQIVYEMTSKNDPETLRLLNDNITMFVLPNPDGHQLVADWYMRKADPLKRSLDDLPVIYQRYVGHDNNREYYMSNMPETTAINKAMFKDWFPQIVYNEHQTGPVGAVVFIPPFRNPSNYHFDPLALTQLDGVSAAMHGRLIAEDKPGSAMRSAAPYSTWFNGGLRTTGYFHNVVGILTEIIGSPTPMQLPLVPSKQLANQDELYPIAPQTWHFKSTIEYIKSMDRAVMDYASKHSEDLQYNRYQMGRNSIKRGNQDSWTITPKRVAAVEAAAKAHPMAVAEGSRAESREIVDPKLYDTVLHDPAQRDPRGYILPLDQPDMPTTVKFLNALIKSGVVVDKASAPFTVQGKTYPAGTYVVMSNQAYRPHVLDMFEPQDHPQDFQFPGGPPVKPYDITGYTLAYQMGVKFDRILDGFNGPFQPVTEVMAPPPGKVIGSGGAGYLLDHRTNNSFTLTNRLLKAKAPVYWMKSEVSADGVSFGPGAVWVPASGAARAVIEKSVADLGVNAYSVAAAPQGEKMAVKAPRIGIVDTYGGLITSGWMQWVLEQFEYPYTIVYAPELNAGKLNAKYDALVFVDGAIPGAGTRYQSSRNPLPKPDEVPEKYRKMLGRITEETTLPQVQTFIKNGGTAITIGGSSRLGEYLNLVENPLTQTGKDGKVEPLPSSKFYIPGSVVLAKVDNKDPLGYGFGDTVDLFFDSSPVFKLKAGGDQVKSVSWFQGDDPLLSGWAWGQKALDGASGVVDASYGKGKLFLMGPEVAMRGQPYGSFKFIFNGLMYGPAVQGKQTLAAAPKPAKTAD, from the coding sequence ATGAAATCAGCTCTTTTGGCCGGCGTTGCGCTGGCGCTGGCCTGGCAGGGCGTCGGCATCGCCCAGACTGCGCCGCACATCACCACCCCCAAGGAAGCCTTCGGCGGCTCCGAGCCGGGCGACGACTACTTCCTGGCGGACTACGACCAGGCGACGGCCTACTGGAAGAAGCTGGCCGCGGAATCGGACCGGATGAAGCTCGTCAGCCTCGGCAAGAGCGTCGAGGGCCGGGACATCTGGATGGCGATCATCTCCTCGCCCCAGAACCTCAAGAACCTCGAGCACTACCGCGACATCGCGCGGCGGCTGGCGCTCGCCAACGACCTCACCGACGAGCAGGCCCACGCCCTGGCGCGTGAGGGCAAGGCGATGGTGTGGATCGACGGCGGCCTGCACGCCAGCGAAGTGTCGAACGCCCAGACCCAGATCCAGATCGTCTACGAGATGACCTCGAAGAACGATCCCGAGACCCTGCGGCTGCTGAACGACAACATCACCATGTTCGTGCTGCCCAATCCGGACGGCCACCAGCTGGTCGCCGACTGGTACATGCGCAAGGCGGATCCGCTGAAGCGGTCGCTGGACGACCTGCCGGTGATCTACCAGCGCTACGTCGGGCACGACAACAACCGCGAATACTATATGTCGAACATGCCCGAGACCACGGCCATCAACAAGGCCATGTTCAAGGACTGGTTCCCGCAGATCGTCTACAACGAACACCAGACGGGGCCGGTCGGCGCGGTGGTGTTCATCCCGCCCTTCCGCAACCCGTCGAACTACCACTTCGACCCGCTGGCGCTGACCCAGCTCGACGGCGTCAGCGCCGCCATGCACGGCCGCCTGATCGCCGAGGACAAGCCGGGGTCGGCCATGCGCAGCGCCGCGCCCTACTCCACCTGGTTCAACGGCGGCCTGCGCACCACCGGCTATTTCCACAACGTGGTGGGCATCCTGACCGAGATCATCGGCAGCCCGACGCCGATGCAGCTGCCGCTGGTGCCGAGCAAGCAGCTCGCCAACCAGGATGAGCTCTACCCCATCGCGCCGCAGACCTGGCACTTCAAGTCGACCATCGAATACATCAAGTCGATGGACCGCGCGGTCATGGACTACGCCTCCAAGCACAGCGAGGACCTGCAGTACAACCGCTACCAGATGGGCCGAAATTCCATCAAGCGCGGCAACCAGGACTCCTGGACCATCACCCCGAAGCGGGTGGCGGCGGTGGAGGCGGCGGCCAAGGCCCATCCGATGGCGGTGGCCGAGGGCTCCAGGGCCGAGTCGCGCGAGATCGTCGATCCGAAGCTCTACGACACCGTGCTGCACGATCCGGCGCAGCGCGATCCGCGCGGCTACATCCTGCCGCTCGACCAGCCGGACATGCCGACCACGGTCAAGTTCCTCAACGCCTTGATCAAGTCCGGCGTGGTCGTCGACAAGGCCAGCGCGCCGTTCACCGTCCAGGGCAAGACCTATCCGGCCGGCACCTACGTGGTGATGTCCAACCAGGCCTACCGCCCGCACGTCCTCGACATGTTCGAGCCGCAGGACCACCCGCAGGACTTCCAGTTCCCGGGCGGCCCGCCGGTGAAGCCCTATGACATCACCGGCTACACCCTGGCCTACCAGATGGGCGTGAAGTTCGACCGCATCCTCGACGGCTTCAACGGGCCCTTCCAACCCGTCACCGAGGTGATGGCGCCGCCGCCCGGCAAGGTGATCGGCTCCGGCGGGGCGGGCTACCTGCTCGACCACCGCACCAACAACAGCTTCACCCTGACCAACCGGCTGCTGAAGGCCAAGGCGCCGGTCTACTGGATGAAGTCGGAGGTCTCGGCCGACGGCGTGTCGTTCGGGCCGGGCGCGGTCTGGGTTCCGGCCTCGGGCGCGGCCCGCGCCGTGATCGAGAAGAGCGTCGCCGACCTGGGCGTGAACGCCTATAGCGTCGCCGCCGCGCCGCAGGGCGAGAAGATGGCGGTCAAGGCCCCGCGCATCGGCATCGTCGACACCTACGGCGGGCTGATCACCTCGGGCTGGATGCAGTGGGTCCTCGAGCAGTTCGAGTACCCGTACACGATCGTCTATGCGCCGGAGCTGAACGCCGGCAAGCTGAACGCCAAGTACGACGCCCTGGTGTTCGTCGACGGGGCCATCCCCGGCGCCGGCACCCGCTACCAGAGCAGCCGGAACCCGCTGCCGAAGCCGGACGAGGTGCCCGAAAAGTACCGCAAGATGCTCGGCCGGATCACGGAGGAGACGACGCTTCCGCAGGTGCAGACCTTCATCAAGAACGGCGGCACCGCGATCACCATCGGCGGCTCCAGCCGGCTCGGCGAGTACCTGAACCTGGTCGAGAACCCGCTGACGCAGACCGGGAAGGACGGCAAGGTCGAGCCGCTGCCGTCGTCGAAGTTCTACATCCCCGGCTCCGTGGTCCTGGCCAAGGTCGATAACAAGGACCCGCTCGGCTACGGCTTTGGCGACACCGTGGACCTGTTCTTCGACTCCAGCCCGGTGTTCAAGCTGAAGGCTGGCGGCGACCAGGTGAAATCGGTCTCCTGGTTCCAGGGCGACGATCCGCTGCTCAGCGGCTGGGCCTGGGGCCAGAAGGCCCTCGACGGCGCCTCCGGCGTGGTCGACGCCAGCTACGGCAAGGGCAAGCTGTTCCTGATGGGTCCCGAGGTCGCCATGCGCGGCCAGCCCTACGGCTCGTTCAAGTTCATCTTCAACGGGCTGATGTACGGGCCGGCGGTCCAGGGCAAGCAGACCCTGGCGGCGGCCCCCAAGCCGGCCAAGACCGCCGACTAG
- a CDS encoding LysR family transcriptional regulator: MLNLRHIEVFHSVYVNGSISRASLALNVSQPAVSKVLKHAQDKLGFSLFRLVSGRLIATEEAHVLFRQVAEVYERIGSLQLTALNLGRAEEGHIRLAVLPSLGMGIGPAAVARCRAEMPGVTFDLKTVHHDDIVRSLHERDTDLALGYKPPDDPKLADVEIGSGELVILYRTEDLPDAPPRLDLSLLQDRDFIVLAGAGPLTHMVSHEVASRLLDITGGISVRTYFLAAALVRYGAGMAIVDEFTARASLAPGLDFRPLSPPVPFSVHCMHLRERPPSGTQLGFMSIIQQTLAGARG, translated from the coding sequence GTGCTGAATCTCCGCCACATCGAGGTCTTCCACTCCGTCTACGTGAACGGCTCGATCAGCCGGGCGTCGCTGGCCCTGAACGTGTCGCAGCCGGCGGTCAGCAAGGTCCTGAAGCACGCCCAGGACAAGCTGGGCTTCTCGCTGTTCCGGCTGGTCAGCGGGCGGCTGATCGCCACGGAGGAAGCCCACGTCCTGTTTCGCCAGGTGGCCGAGGTCTACGAGCGCATCGGCTCGCTGCAGCTGACGGCGCTCAACCTGGGCCGGGCGGAGGAGGGCCACATCCGCCTGGCGGTGCTGCCCTCGCTGGGGATGGGCATCGGGCCCGCCGCGGTGGCCCGCTGCCGGGCCGAGATGCCGGGCGTCACCTTCGACCTGAAGACCGTCCACCACGACGACATCGTGCGCTCCCTCCACGAGCGCGACACCGACCTGGCGCTCGGTTACAAGCCGCCGGACGACCCCAAGCTCGCCGACGTGGAGATCGGCTCGGGCGAGCTGGTGATCCTCTACCGGACCGAGGACCTGCCCGACGCGCCGCCGCGGCTCGACCTCAGCCTGCTTCAGGACCGCGACTTCATCGTGCTGGCGGGGGCCGGCCCGCTCACGCACATGGTCAGCCACGAGGTCGCCAGCCGGCTTCTGGACATCACCGGCGGGATCTCGGTGCGCACCTATTTCCTGGCCGCCGCCCTGGTCCGCTACGGCGCCGGCATGGCCATCGTCGACGAGTTCACGGCCCGCGCAAGCCTCGCGCCGGGGCTGGATTTCCGGCCGCTCAGCCCGCCGGTGCCGTTCAGCGTGCACTGCATGCACCTGCGCGAGCGGCCGCCCTCCGGGACGCAGCTCGGCTTCATGAGCATCATCCAGCAGACCCTGGCCGGCGCGCGCGGCTAG
- a CDS encoding D-cysteine desulfhydrase translates to MNLARFSRRRYTPHATPIQHLKHLSAHLGGPEIYIKRDDLLGLSGGGNKTRKLEFLVAEALAQGADTLITVGAVQSNHCRLTLSAAVHEGLKCRLVIEQRVPGSYKPQASGNNFLFDLLGVEAITVVNSGDDLAAAMQAVADDLAGQGRKGYVIPGGGSNPLGALGYVACAEEILAQTFDMGLALDHMVCASGSAGTHSGLLVGLAGNNAGLPLTGINVRRPRPEQEGNVHDLAVRTAAFVGLAEPIARETVRCLDEWVGPGYSLPTPEMVEAVRLLAQLEGVLLDPVYTGKAMAGLIGLVRRGEFAKGEKVLFLHTGGSPALYAYQDVLSAA, encoded by the coding sequence ATGAATCTTGCCCGCTTCAGCCGCCGCCGCTACACGCCCCACGCCACGCCGATCCAGCACCTGAAGCATCTCAGCGCGCACCTCGGCGGGCCGGAGATCTACATCAAGCGCGACGACCTGCTGGGCCTCAGCGGCGGCGGCAACAAGACCCGCAAGCTGGAGTTCCTGGTGGCCGAGGCCCTGGCCCAGGGCGCCGACACCCTGATCACCGTCGGCGCGGTGCAGTCCAACCACTGCCGCCTGACCCTGTCGGCCGCGGTGCACGAGGGGCTGAAGTGCCGGCTGGTGATCGAGCAGCGGGTGCCCGGCAGCTACAAGCCGCAGGCCAGCGGCAACAACTTCCTGTTCGACCTGCTCGGCGTCGAAGCCATCACCGTGGTCAACAGCGGCGACGACCTGGCGGCGGCGATGCAGGCGGTGGCCGACGACCTCGCGGGCCAGGGGCGCAAGGGCTACGTCATCCCCGGCGGCGGCTCGAACCCGCTCGGCGCCCTGGGCTACGTCGCCTGCGCCGAGGAGATCCTGGCGCAGACTTTCGACATGGGCCTGGCGCTCGACCACATGGTCTGCGCCAGCGGCAGCGCCGGAACCCATTCCGGCCTGCTGGTGGGCCTGGCCGGCAATAACGCCGGCCTGCCGCTGACCGGCATCAACGTCCGCCGCCCGCGTCCCGAGCAGGAGGGCAACGTGCACGACCTGGCGGTCAGGACCGCGGCCTTCGTGGGCCTCGCCGAACCGATCGCGCGCGAGACCGTCCGCTGCCTCGACGAGTGGGTGGGGCCGGGCTACTCGCTGCCGACGCCGGAGATGGTCGAGGCCGTGCGCCTGCTGGCCCAGCTCGAGGGCGTGCTGCTGGATCCGGTCTACACCGGCAAGGCCATGGCCGGCCTGATCGGGCTGGTGCGGCGCGGTGAGTTCGCCAAGGGCGAGAAGGTGCTGTTCCTGCACACCGGCGGCTCGCCGGCCCTCTATGCGTACCAGGACGTGCTGAGCGCGGCCTGA
- a CDS encoding septal ring lytic transglycosylase RlpA family protein, whose protein sequence is MGSTAAAAAEARAPPQRPEVAAKPQTGKASYYGTHDAGEKTASGARFAPDKMTAASPTLPLGTKAKVTNAETGKSVHVTVTDRGPYAKNRILDVTPKAAKQLGMKESGVSTVKVQPLHVPRSSH, encoded by the coding sequence ATGGGCTCCACCGCCGCCGCAGCCGCCGAGGCGCGCGCGCCGCCCCAGCGCCCCGAGGTCGCCGCCAAGCCGCAGACCGGCAAGGCCTCCTACTATGGAACCCACGACGCCGGCGAAAAGACCGCCAGCGGCGCCAGGTTCGCACCGGACAAGATGACTGCCGCCAGCCCCACGCTGCCGCTGGGAACGAAGGCCAAGGTGACCAATGCGGAGACCGGCAAGTCGGTCCACGTCACCGTCACCGACCGCGGCCCGTACGCGAAGAACCGGATCCTCGACGTCACGCCCAAGGCGGCGAAGCAGCTTGGAATGAAAGAAAGCGGCGTCTCGACCGTGAAGGTCCAGCCGCTGCACGTGCCCAGGTCCTCGCACTGA
- a CDS encoding amidohydrolase → MAGLLSVAVSSSAAAAPLADAQRAEIIHAVDAGAPQIGDAALKIWGFAEVGYQETKSSALLQGQLKAAGFEMTSGVAGEPTAFIGRFRNGAGPVVAILAEFDALPGMAQEAVPGHKPIPGQAAGHGCGHNIFGAASVGAAIALKAWMIKHNVPGELRVYGTPAEEGGSGKVYMVRDGLFKDVDVALHWHPGDNNSAAQGVTLSNMSAKFRFHGTSAHAAAAPWRGRSALDAVEIMDVSANFMREHVPDRTRIHYVITSGGGAPNVVPDFAEVFYYTRSVDPKVVIDTMERLKRAAQGAALATDTTMEYEQVGGVYSLLPNDTLGKVMDANLRRVGGEHWTAEETAFANQLAPALPAGGRFKIGSQAEVSPYKLDLVGESAGASTDSSDVSWAVPTVGMTAATWVPGTPAHSWQAAAASGMGIGIKGGVVAAKSIALTGADLFSNPAIIKQAKAEFNERRGPDFVYKAMVGDRKPALDYRKAGGSTGQ, encoded by the coding sequence ATGGCCGGCCTTCTCAGCGTGGCGGTTTCGAGTTCCGCCGCCGCGGCGCCGCTCGCCGATGCGCAGCGCGCCGAGATCATCCACGCGGTCGACGCCGGCGCGCCTCAGATCGGCGACGCGGCGCTGAAGATCTGGGGCTTCGCCGAGGTCGGCTATCAGGAGACGAAGAGCTCGGCCCTGCTGCAGGGGCAGCTGAAGGCCGCCGGGTTCGAGATGACCAGCGGCGTCGCCGGCGAGCCGACGGCCTTCATCGGGCGGTTCCGCAACGGCGCGGGCCCGGTGGTGGCGATCCTGGCGGAGTTCGACGCCCTGCCGGGCATGGCCCAGGAGGCGGTTCCCGGCCACAAGCCGATCCCCGGCCAGGCGGCGGGCCACGGCTGCGGCCACAACATCTTCGGCGCCGCCTCGGTGGGCGCGGCGATCGCGCTGAAAGCCTGGATGATCAAGCACAACGTGCCGGGGGAGCTGCGCGTCTACGGCACGCCGGCCGAGGAGGGCGGCTCCGGCAAGGTCTACATGGTGCGCGACGGCCTGTTCAAGGACGTGGACGTGGCGCTGCACTGGCACCCGGGCGACAACAACAGCGCCGCGCAGGGCGTGACCCTGTCGAACATGTCGGCGAAGTTCCGCTTCCACGGCACCTCGGCGCATGCGGCGGCGGCGCCCTGGCGGGGCCGCTCGGCGCTCGACGCGGTCGAGATCATGGACGTGTCGGCCAACTTCATGCGCGAGCACGTGCCCGACCGCACGCGCATCCACTATGTGATCACCAGCGGCGGCGGGGCGCCCAACGTGGTCCCCGACTTCGCCGAGGTGTTCTACTACACCCGCAGCGTCGACCCGAAGGTGGTCATCGACACCATGGAGCGGCTGAAGCGCGCCGCCCAGGGCGCGGCGCTCGCCACCGACACCACCATGGAATACGAGCAGGTGGGCGGGGTCTACAGCCTGCTGCCCAACGACACCCTGGGCAAGGTCATGGACGCCAACCTGCGGCGGGTGGGCGGCGAGCACTGGACCGCCGAGGAGACCGCCTTCGCCAACCAGCTGGCGCCCGCCCTGCCGGCCGGGGGCAGGTTCAAGATCGGCTCCCAGGCCGAGGTCTCGCCCTACAAGCTCGACCTGGTCGGCGAGTCGGCCGGCGCCTCCACCGATTCCTCCGACGTCAGCTGGGCGGTGCCGACCGTCGGCATGACCGCCGCCACCTGGGTGCCGGGCACCCCGGCCCACAGCTGGCAGGCGGCGGCCGCCTCCGGCATGGGCATCGGCATCAAGGGCGGCGTCGTCGCCGCCAAGAGCATCGCGCTCACCGGCGCGGACCTGTTCTCCAACCCGGCGATCATCAAGCAGGCCAAGGCGGAGTTCAACGAGCGGCGGGGTCCGGACTTCGTCTACAAGGCGATGGTCGGCGATCGCAAACCCGCCCTCGACTACCGCAAGGCCGGCGGCTCCACCGGCCAGTAG
- a CDS encoding MarR family winged helix-turn-helix transcriptional regulator, translated as MGLLLSQTAKRLSRAFDDALAAAGGSLPTWLILMSLMREGKLSHGELAQRVGIQGPTLTHHLDAMAHQGLVLRERLPDNRRVQVATLTPAGVAMFHQLRNAAAAHDRRIRNALGDAELGQMRTFLTRLADDFAEPPSPGDLQEAEQ; from the coding sequence TTGGGACTGCTCCTCAGCCAGACGGCGAAACGGCTCAGTCGGGCGTTCGACGACGCACTTGCGGCGGCCGGCGGGTCGCTGCCGACGTGGCTGATCCTGATGTCGCTGATGCGGGAGGGCAAACTCAGCCACGGCGAGCTCGCCCAGCGCGTGGGGATCCAGGGCCCGACGCTCACGCACCACCTCGACGCCATGGCTCACCAGGGATTGGTCCTGCGCGAGCGGTTGCCGGACAATCGCCGCGTCCAGGTTGCGACCCTCACGCCGGCCGGCGTGGCGATGTTCCATCAGCTCCGGAACGCCGCGGCGGCGCACGACAGGCGGATCCGCAACGCCCTCGGCGATGCGGAATTGGGCCAGATGCGAACGTTCCTCACGCGCCTCGCAGACGACTTCGCCGAGCCGCCGTCGCCAGGGGATCTTCAGGAGGCCGAACAATGA
- a CDS encoding TonB-dependent receptor, whose protein sequence is MSVSKLMTCCASAPILALLAFGVAHAESSSSGGADAPVSQVEEVVVTALKRATTVQNTPLAITALTDQSLSKMGASTVADFVRTVPGLNLTESDSGRTRISIRGVQTAGESTVGLYYGETPLTGPAGTTSDPSGATPNLNLFDVERVEVLRGPQGTLYGSGSMGGTLRVIFKPASTTQYEGATDFSATSVNGGGIGYGAKGMVNVPLIQDKLGARLDLYQEQRAGYVDNVVLHNTDINKAQLQGGRLMLNFTPTEDFSLTAMALLQKQDIGDTSQWRASLGPYKTDIPIRQPFHDNLQLYNVTGRYDLHFATLTGVASYYKWNVESTNDNTATYTATVNKGTYCSLYFHQAGSCTAGQLASYKTWALSNMPIAAYQPRFVENKTLELRLSSNGSGPLSYTIGAFHEDRNDRVDTMVSPADPTTGLIKVPAVDLGSRYIVDFVKQTAYFGELSYTPIDPLTLTVGARHYSYKKTVGGQYLGYSYYNGQTPSGYFETEADASGWVQKYNAQYKVTHDIMTYVQATQGFRPGGANNIPDLPASLHTYAPDSLWNYEAGVKTAWFSRRLTINADVYQVDWNNLQTSVQTTNGSFSFISNVGKAQINGFELEVAAYPIPGLSLTGTLSTIDARLTADQVSEIASAAGKSGDRLTYIPDRTMSASAEYTWPVFGELNALVRADYTYTGRMTTEFRPTNVNYRRVGRYNQVNLRTGIQGTGWAAYLYANNVFDTVGITRISASTSAPDYDVSIAPRTVGVNLTKSF, encoded by the coding sequence ATGTCTGTTTCTAAGCTTATGACCTGCTGCGCCAGTGCGCCGATCCTGGCTCTGCTCGCCTTTGGCGTCGCGCACGCGGAAAGCTCCAGCAGCGGCGGCGCCGACGCGCCGGTGTCGCAGGTGGAAGAGGTGGTGGTGACCGCGCTCAAGCGCGCCACGACCGTCCAGAACACGCCGCTGGCGATCACCGCCCTGACCGACCAGTCGCTCAGCAAGATGGGCGCCTCCACCGTCGCCGACTTCGTGCGCACCGTGCCGGGCCTGAACCTCACCGAAAGCGATTCCGGCCGGACGCGGATCTCCATCCGCGGCGTCCAGACCGCCGGCGAAAGCACGGTCGGCCTCTACTACGGCGAAACGCCGCTGACCGGCCCGGCCGGCACCACCTCGGACCCCAGCGGCGCCACCCCGAACCTGAACCTGTTCGACGTCGAGCGGGTCGAGGTCCTGCGGGGTCCCCAGGGCACGCTCTACGGTTCGGGCTCGATGGGCGGCACGCTGCGGGTGATCTTCAAGCCGGCCAGCACCACCCAGTACGAAGGCGCCACCGACTTCTCCGCCACCTCGGTGAACGGCGGCGGCATCGGCTACGGCGCCAAGGGCATGGTCAACGTGCCCCTGATCCAGGACAAGCTGGGCGCGCGCCTGGACCTGTACCAAGAGCAGCGCGCCGGCTACGTCGACAACGTCGTCCTGCACAACACCGACATCAACAAGGCCCAGCTGCAGGGCGGGCGGCTGATGCTGAACTTCACGCCGACCGAGGATTTCAGCCTCACCGCCATGGCGCTGCTGCAGAAGCAGGACATCGGCGACACCTCCCAGTGGCGCGCCTCGCTCGGCCCCTACAAGACCGACATCCCGATCCGCCAGCCGTTCCACGATAACCTGCAGCTGTACAATGTGACGGGCCGCTACGACCTGCACTTCGCGACGCTGACCGGCGTCGCGTCCTACTACAAATGGAATGTCGAGAGCACCAACGACAACACGGCGACCTACACCGCGACCGTCAACAAGGGCACCTACTGTTCGCTCTACTTCCACCAGGCCGGCAGCTGCACGGCGGGCCAGCTTGCGAGCTACAAGACCTGGGCCCTGTCCAACATGCCGATCGCGGCCTACCAGCCGCGCTTCGTGGAGAACAAGACCCTGGAGCTTCGGCTCAGCTCCAACGGCTCGGGCCCGCTGAGCTATACGATCGGGGCCTTCCACGAGGACCGCAACGACCGGGTCGACACCATGGTCAGCCCGGCCGATCCGACGACGGGGCTGATCAAGGTCCCCGCGGTCGATCTCGGGTCCCGCTACATCGTCGATTTCGTCAAGCAGACGGCGTACTTCGGCGAGCTCAGCTACACCCCGATCGATCCGCTGACCCTGACGGTCGGCGCGCGGCACTACTCCTACAAGAAGACGGTGGGCGGCCAGTACCTCGGCTACAGCTACTACAACGGCCAGACCCCGAGCGGCTATTTCGAGACCGAAGCCGACGCCTCGGGCTGGGTGCAGAAGTACAACGCCCAGTACAAGGTCACCCACGACATCATGACCTACGTGCAGGCCACCCAGGGCTTCCGCCCGGGCGGGGCCAACAACATCCCCGACCTGCCGGCGTCGCTGCACACCTATGCGCCGGACTCGCTGTGGAACTACGAAGCCGGGGTCAAGACGGCCTGGTTCAGCCGCCGCCTGACGATCAACGCCGACGTCTATCAGGTCGACTGGAACAACCTGCAGACCTCGGTGCAGACGACCAACGGCTCGTTCTCGTTCATCAGCAACGTGGGCAAGGCGCAGATCAACGGCTTCGAACTGGAAGTCGCCGCCTATCCCATCCCCGGCCTGTCCCTGACCGGCACCCTGAGCACCATCGACGCTCGCCTGACCGCCGACCAGGTCAGCGAGATCGCCTCCGCCGCCGGCAAGTCGGGCGACCGGCTGACCTACATCCCCGATCGCACGATGTCGGCTTCGGCCGAGTACACGTGGCCGGTGTTCGGCGAGCTCAACGCCCTGGTGCGCGCCGACTACACCTACACCGGCCGGATGACGACGGAGTTCCGCCCCACCAACGTCAACTACCGCCGGGTGGGCCGGTACAATCAGGTCAACCTGCGCACCGGGATCCAGGGGACCGGTTGGGCGGCCTACCTGTACGCCAACAACGTGTTCGACACCGTCGGCATCACCCGGATCAGCGCCTCCACCAGCGCCCCGGACTACGACGTGAGCATCGCGCCGCGGACGGTCGGCGTGAACCTGACGAAGAGCTTCTGA